In Jeotgalibaca arthritidis, a single genomic region encodes these proteins:
- a CDS encoding fructose-1,6-bisphosphatase — MIVQTDKYLRLLSKEYPTIADTVTEIINLEAIMNLPKATEHFISDLHGEYYAVQHVLRNGSGNVKEKIKEVFQGRLSTKEMNQLATIVYYPDKKIDLIVASLESQEEIEEFFILTTTRITELCAFVVSKYTRSKVRKALPSDYAYIIEELLFKDTIMSNKEDYYDKIIKTVISLKRGKELISAFAHVIQRLVVDHIHVVGDIYDRGPYPDRIIDTLMDGHELDIQWGNHDVLWMGAASGSAACIANVIRICARYDNLEIIEDAYGISLRSLMLFSEMNYTEDRYEPFMPKINPDSEEKIYPEEIRQIAKMNQAISIIQFKLEGEIIKRHPEFEMNDRLLLSDIDYEKGTIRLDGKEYPLTCDYFPTIDPNDPYKLTAEEEVVIQRLTDGFMNSERLHKHTQFLYSKGSLYLKYNDNLLFHGCVPLNKDGSFMEMTINNKSYSGKNLLDKYEDILRKGYLNRKKGLSNQKNLDYIWYQWEGKASSLFGKDKMTTFERLYIKDKATHLEEKNIYYKERDNVATCEMILREFDLDPSKGHIINGHTPVKEKRGENPLKADGKLIVIDGGFSKAYQDTTGLAGYTLLYNSFGMQLVSHQPFTSVTDALLNEIDIVSTRRVVDKELERKTVRETDVGVRLTQQVKDLQKLLLAYQEGRIVETVKTK; from the coding sequence ATGATTGTTCAAACAGATAAATACCTGCGATTACTTTCGAAAGAATATCCAACGATTGCCGATACGGTTACCGAGATAATCAACTTAGAAGCGATCATGAACTTACCCAAAGCGACCGAGCATTTCATTAGTGATTTGCACGGGGAATATTATGCTGTTCAACATGTTCTTAGAAATGGATCAGGTAACGTTAAAGAAAAAATTAAAGAGGTTTTCCAAGGCCGTTTAAGCACCAAGGAAATGAATCAGCTCGCTACCATTGTCTATTACCCCGATAAGAAAATAGATTTAATTGTAGCTTCACTTGAGAGTCAGGAAGAAATTGAAGAATTCTTTATTTTGACAACGACACGCATTACAGAACTCTGTGCCTTTGTTGTGTCTAAATATACCCGTTCTAAAGTTAGAAAAGCCTTGCCAAGTGATTATGCCTATATTATTGAGGAGCTCTTGTTCAAGGATACGATAATGTCGAATAAAGAAGACTACTATGATAAGATTATTAAGACGGTTATTTCTTTAAAACGAGGAAAAGAATTAATTTCTGCATTTGCCCATGTTATCCAACGACTAGTGGTTGACCATATACATGTAGTTGGTGATATTTATGATCGTGGCCCATACCCAGACCGTATTATTGATACGTTAATGGATGGTCATGAATTAGATATTCAATGGGGAAATCATGACGTGTTATGGATGGGTGCAGCGAGTGGTTCAGCAGCTTGTATAGCGAATGTAATTCGGATTTGTGCGCGCTACGATAATCTTGAAATTATCGAAGATGCTTACGGAATCTCATTGCGGTCGTTGATGCTATTTTCAGAAATGAATTATACAGAAGATCGTTACGAACCATTTATGCCAAAAATCAATCCAGACTCGGAAGAAAAAATTTATCCAGAAGAAATTCGTCAAATTGCGAAGATGAATCAAGCGATTTCGATTATCCAATTTAAGTTGGAAGGCGAGATCATTAAGCGTCATCCTGAATTTGAAATGAATGATCGCTTGTTACTGTCTGATATTGATTACGAAAAAGGAACCATTCGTCTAGATGGTAAGGAATACCCATTAACGTGTGATTACTTTCCAACGATTGATCCAAACGATCCCTACAAACTCACTGCTGAAGAAGAAGTGGTGATTCAACGGTTGACAGACGGCTTTATGAACTCAGAACGCCTTCACAAGCATACCCAATTTCTATACAGCAAGGGAAGCCTCTATCTTAAATATAATGATAACCTGCTGTTCCATGGCTGTGTACCACTTAATAAAGATGGCAGCTTTATGGAGATGACGATTAATAATAAGTCATATAGCGGAAAAAACTTGCTAGATAAATACGAAGATATTTTGAGAAAAGGCTACTTAAACCGTAAAAAAGGCCTAAGCAACCAAAAAAATCTTGATTATATCTGGTATCAATGGGAAGGAAAGGCCTCGTCACTTTTCGGAAAAGATAAGATGACGACCTTTGAACGCTTGTATATCAAAGATAAAGCAACCCATCTTGAAGAGAAAAATATCTACTACAAAGAGCGGGACAATGTTGCAACTTGCGAAATGATTTTAAGAGAATTTGATTTGGATCCGTCAAAAGGTCATATTATTAATGGCCACACGCCAGTTAAAGAAAAGCGTGGGGAAAATCCTCTGAAGGCTGATGGTAAGCTTATCGTTATCGATGGTGGCTTTTCAAAAGCTTACCAAGATACAACCGGTTTAGCGGGCTATACCTTATTATATAATTCATTTGGTATGCAACTCGTTTCTCATCAACCCTTTACTTCGGTAACGGACGCATTGCTTAATGAAATTGATATTGTGTCTACACGTCGAGTAGTGGACAAAGAACTAGAACGAAAAACAGTACGTGAAACAGATGTCGGCGTGCGTTTAACCCAACAAGTCAAAGATTTACAAAAATTATTGTTGGCCTATCAAGAAGGACGTATTGTCGAAACTGTCAAAACGAAATAG
- a CDS encoding alpha/beta hydrolase: MKEIKLPQPFFFEKGKRAVLLLHAYTGSSNDVRMLGRTLERKGYTVYSPQFTGHATERFEDILDEGSPQQWLADGEAATAFLRSKGYEDIAVMGLSMGGIIATRLLETGNYIGGGSFNSPVLNIGDSKVPAAFVNYYRTFNKHIGKTSEEIEGNIDRIKEKLGQQMADIREFTDIVQADLDKITGSYYIASSGKDELIDYMNGRVLRDAINHATVDFQFFPEATHVITVGSKRHDFETSVINYLDKLNWKEENV, from the coding sequence ATGAAAGAAATAAAATTACCACAACCATTTTTCTTTGAAAAAGGGAAACGAGCAGTTTTGTTACTACATGCTTACACAGGCAGCTCGAATGACGTTCGGATGCTTGGCAGAACGTTAGAGAGAAAAGGCTATACCGTATACTCTCCTCAATTCACTGGACACGCGACAGAGCGGTTTGAAGATATTCTAGATGAAGGCAGTCCCCAACAGTGGCTGGCAGATGGTGAAGCAGCAACAGCCTTTCTACGCTCAAAGGGCTACGAAGATATTGCCGTTATGGGACTTTCCATGGGTGGTATTATTGCAACACGTTTGCTTGAAACTGGCAATTATATCGGAGGCGGATCGTTTAACTCACCTGTTTTAAATATTGGTGATAGCAAAGTACCTGCTGCATTCGTTAATTACTATCGTACATTTAATAAACACATTGGCAAAACCTCAGAAGAAATTGAGGGGAATATTGACAGAATTAAAGAAAAGCTTGGTCAACAAATGGCTGATATACGTGAGTTTACCGATATCGTTCAGGCAGACTTAGATAAGATTACCGGTAGTTACTATATTGCTTCTTCAGGTAAGGATGAATTGATTGATTATATGAATGGCCGTGTCTTGCGAGACGCCATTAACCATGCAACAGTTGACTTCCAATTTTTCCCAGAAGCAACCCACGTGATTACTGTAGGATCAAAGCGCCACGATTTTGAAACATCCGTCATCAACTACCTTGACAAGCTAAATTGGAAAGAGGAAAACGTATGA
- the smpB gene encoding SsrA-binding protein SmpB: MPKGDGKVLAQNRQASYEYSILETFEAGMVLKGTEIKSIRNARINIRDGYVSIRNGEATLQNVHISPFEQGNIFNHDPLRSRKLLLHKKQINYLANQTKTQGVTVIPLKVYIKDGYAKVLIGVAQGKKKYDKRESLKQKDMKREVDRALKNRY; the protein is encoded by the coding sequence ATGCCAAAGGGAGACGGAAAAGTTCTTGCCCAAAACAGACAGGCCAGTTACGAATATAGTATTCTGGAAACATTTGAAGCAGGGATGGTTTTAAAAGGCACTGAAATTAAATCCATTCGTAATGCTCGTATTAACATTCGAGATGGCTATGTGTCCATCCGTAATGGAGAAGCGACTTTGCAAAATGTACATATCAGTCCGTTTGAACAAGGAAACATTTTTAACCATGATCCACTTCGTTCACGCAAACTCTTACTGCATAAAAAGCAAATCAATTACTTAGCTAATCAAACAAAAACACAAGGGGTTACCGTAATTCCATTGAAAGTTTATATTAAAGATGGTTATGCAAAAGTGTTAATTGGTGTCGCTCAAGGTAAGAAAAAATACGATAAACGTGAGTCGCTAAAACAAAAAGATATGAAACGCGAAGTCGATCGTGCATTAAAGAATCGTTATTAG
- a CDS encoding metallophosphoesterase family protein, with translation MFTKQRLTAAYEGARVEVFDETTKYVFISDQHRGDGSLSDEFTRNRNIFQYAIDYYYKNGYTYVEAGDGDELWEYQDVKHIKNAHPEVFSTIKKFYDDDRFIMMYGNHNIYMKHQHYVEKHYYRNYDEYSETFFDFLKDLKPIEALVLKHKKTGQEIFTVHGHQGDAPNDQFWMLTMLSLKYFWRFLHAFGIRNPVSPVKNIHRRHKIEKNYSKWIAENKMMLICGHTHRFKFPKTATLPYFNIGCCVYPTIITALELNGEIIQLVRWKIKANEDGLLNVVREVMRGPAHVSEFDMKHPDYQGILSLESDTAKR, from the coding sequence ATGTTTACCAAACAACGCTTAACAGCTGCCTATGAAGGTGCAAGGGTGGAAGTCTTTGATGAGACGACTAAATATGTATTCATCAGTGATCAACACCGAGGCGATGGCAGTTTATCAGACGAATTCACTCGCAACCGCAATATTTTTCAGTACGCCATTGATTACTATTACAAAAATGGGTACACCTATGTCGAAGCTGGTGATGGGGATGAACTGTGGGAATATCAAGATGTCAAACACATCAAAAACGCCCATCCAGAAGTCTTTTCAACGATTAAGAAATTCTACGATGATGATCGTTTTATTATGATGTATGGCAATCACAATATCTATATGAAGCATCAGCACTATGTCGAAAAGCATTACTACCGCAACTACGATGAGTATTCGGAGACTTTTTTTGATTTTCTAAAAGACCTGAAGCCGATTGAAGCCCTTGTTTTAAAACACAAGAAGACAGGGCAAGAAATTTTTACTGTTCACGGTCATCAAGGGGATGCCCCCAACGATCAATTTTGGATGTTAACCATGCTGTCGTTGAAATATTTTTGGCGCTTTCTACATGCCTTTGGGATTCGAAATCCAGTGAGTCCCGTTAAAAATATTCATCGCCGCCACAAAATAGAAAAAAATTATTCCAAGTGGATTGCGGAAAACAAGATGATGCTCATTTGTGGGCATACTCATCGCTTTAAATTTCCAAAGACAGCTACATTGCCTTACTTTAACATTGGGTGTTGTGTTTATCCGACGATTATTACGGCCTTGGAATTAAATGGCGAGATTATTCAGCTCGTCAGATGGAAAATAAAGGCTAATGAAGATGGTCTATTAAATGTGGTTCGCGAAGTGATGCGAGGACCGGCCCACGTATCTGAATTTGATATGAAACACCCCGACTATCAAGGTATTCTTTCGCTCGAAAGTGATACAGCTAAACGATAA
- a CDS encoding GNAT family N-acetyltransferase yields the protein MVLLKQLAYGSPDYQETIALRNTIMREPLGLSIYDEDLTNEEEAVIIGAFSDTTLLGVGIAILQNKDYHIDYICVDTRQQQGGIGRLVLNELEKIGHSQGAKSVNLAARLSAQGFYEKQGYHTVGEPYIMLSAPVGHIRMEKSLV from the coding sequence ATGGTCTTATTAAAACAACTGGCTTACGGAAGTCCCGACTACCAAGAAACGATAGCACTCAGAAATACAATAATGAGAGAACCGCTAGGCCTATCCATTTACGACGAAGATTTAACGAATGAAGAAGAAGCCGTTATTATTGGTGCATTTAGCGACACCACTTTATTAGGCGTAGGAATTGCGATACTACAAAATAAAGACTATCACATTGACTACATTTGCGTGGATACACGACAACAACAAGGCGGGATTGGTCGATTAGTACTCAACGAATTAGAAAAAATAGGCCACAGCCAAGGGGCTAAATCGGTTAATCTAGCAGCACGACTATCAGCGCAAGGCTTTTATGAAAAGCAGGGCTACCATACCGTTGGAGAACCTTATATTATGCTATCTGCGCCAGTAGGACATATTCGAATGGAAAAATCTCTCGTGTAG
- a CDS encoding histidine phosphatase family protein, with protein sequence MTKGVTFYFMRHGETYLNQYNRMQGWSDAPLTNRGKRDVSRSGAGLANIKFDAVYCSDLRRTFETAQIILNENEHKDTPSVKAMPEFREIFFGSYEGLDATETWAQLHQFLGFENGIDYSDNTSVIKELNGMRKMDPYHEAEDYLTFWLRVERGLIKLIDKHRDSGQNILIVSHGMTIRNIIHALIPDFEIDRHLDNASISVVSYYDGFYHLEKFNSTEHFAPDNTPGGNDEPTSHKILPSDKETDE encoded by the coding sequence ATGACTAAGGGAGTCACATTTTATTTTATGAGACATGGCGAGACCTACTTAAATCAGTACAATCGCATGCAAGGTTGGTCAGACGCTCCTTTGACTAATAGAGGGAAACGCGATGTATCACGCAGTGGAGCAGGACTAGCAAACATCAAGTTTGATGCTGTTTACTGCAGTGACTTAAGACGAACATTTGAAACAGCACAAATCATTTTAAATGAAAATGAACACAAAGACACACCGAGTGTGAAAGCAATGCCTGAATTTAGAGAAATTTTCTTTGGTTCATATGAAGGTTTGGATGCGACCGAAACATGGGCGCAGCTGCACCAGTTTTTAGGATTTGAAAATGGGATTGATTACTCAGATAACACATCTGTTATTAAAGAATTAAACGGAATGCGCAAAATGGATCCGTACCACGAAGCAGAAGACTACTTAACATTCTGGTTGCGTGTCGAACGTGGCTTAATCAAGTTAATTGATAAGCATCGCGATTCTGGGCAAAACATTTTGATTGTTTCTCATGGGATGACCATTCGAAACATAATCCATGCTCTTATTCCAGATTTCGAAATCGATCGTCATTTAGATAATGCCAGTATTTCAGTTGTCAGTTACTATGATGGCTTCTATCATTTAGAAAAATTCAATAGTACTGAACATTTCGCACCAGACAATACACCGGGTGGCAATGATGAGCCTACGAGCCATAAAATCTTGCCATCTGATAAAGAAACAGACGAATAA
- a CDS encoding YihY/virulence factor BrkB family protein encodes MAALSKENQKLDFGKILGIAMTQFKRAEMGRQAAELAYYILLALFPILLALGNIIPLLPIPTEQVLEYVEMGVPAEVGSVLLPILEGYLSGGSSGVVSIGVVVSIWPASKAFTVFQRVLNQVYNAKERKNFIVTRIFSFLITVSFVFLIGAVSFIFVFGREILNLVQNLLPVDLVGIITTFEYFRWLVALVVLVVIMSFIYFIVPNVRWSFKFAIPGAVLATIGFLGVSQLFTLYIRFAGGQAIGNGAIGVFIVLMIWLYLISSVFIVGGILNVIIYDYTHENKIILDEGETYLSVVYSDKAQDYLATKQILRKRLTKESLKVKTKDLPGQEDYSDWQR; translated from the coding sequence ATGGCTGCTTTATCAAAGGAAAATCAAAAACTTGATTTTGGGAAAATACTTGGCATCGCCATGACCCAATTCAAGCGTGCCGAAATGGGAAGACAGGCCGCAGAATTAGCTTACTATATTCTTTTGGCACTCTTTCCCATTTTACTTGCATTAGGGAATATCATTCCGCTATTGCCGATACCAACCGAACAAGTCCTCGAATATGTAGAAATGGGTGTGCCGGCTGAAGTGGGGTCTGTTTTACTACCTATATTAGAAGGCTATCTCAGTGGTGGGAGTAGCGGTGTCGTTTCAATCGGGGTGGTCGTATCGATTTGGCCGGCATCCAAAGCCTTTACCGTTTTCCAACGCGTTCTCAACCAAGTGTATAATGCTAAAGAACGTAAGAATTTTATTGTGACCCGAATCTTCTCCTTTCTGATTACAGTCTCGTTTGTTTTCTTAATTGGAGCGGTCTCCTTTATCTTTGTTTTCGGTAGAGAAATTTTAAACTTAGTCCAAAATCTATTACCAGTCGACCTCGTCGGCATCATCACCACCTTTGAATATTTCCGCTGGCTTGTTGCATTAGTCGTCTTAGTGGTGATTATGTCCTTTATTTACTTTATTGTGCCAAATGTTAGGTGGTCCTTTAAATTTGCGATTCCCGGTGCCGTTTTAGCAACGATAGGCTTCCTTGGTGTTTCCCAACTATTTACCTTATACATCCGATTTGCGGGAGGTCAAGCGATTGGGAACGGTGCGATAGGTGTCTTTATTGTTTTGATGATTTGGCTCTACTTAATCAGTAGCGTATTTATTGTTGGCGGCATTTTGAACGTTATTATTTATGACTATACCCATGAAAATAAAATTATCCTCGATGAAGGTGAAACCTATTTATCAGTTGTCTATTCTGATAAAGCGCAGGACTATCTCGCAACGAAACAAATTTTAAGAAAAAGATTAACCAAAGAAAGTTTAAAAGTGAAGACGAAAGACTTGCCCGGACAAGAAGATTATTCTGACTGGCAACGTTAA
- a CDS encoding branched-chain amino acid aminotransferase — MTAENLKTVDLDWENLGFSYMKTDYRYISYWKDGQWDDGQLVTDNTITISEGSTALHYGQSCFEGLKAYRTKEGDIQLFRPDENAKRMIKSCERLMMPTVPVDKFVDAVKQVVRANEAWVPPYESGSTLYIRPYLIGVGDNIGVKPAPEYIFSVFVMPVGPYFKGGLAPTNFIVSDYDRAAPHGTGAAKVGGNYAASLLPGQLAHDREFSDCIYLDPATHTKIEEVGSANFFAITHDDVFVTPQSPSILPSITKYSLLHIAEHLLGMKVEERDVYVDRLDEFKEAGACGTAAVISPIGGIQNHDEFHVFYSETEVGPITQKLYELLTAIQFGDIEGPEGWIYDVFE, encoded by the coding sequence ATGACAGCAGAAAATCTTAAAACCGTAGATTTAGATTGGGAAAACTTAGGCTTTTCTTATATGAAGACAGACTATCGCTATATCTCTTATTGGAAAGACGGTCAGTGGGATGATGGCCAATTAGTAACAGATAATACCATTACCATTAGTGAGGGCTCTACTGCCCTCCATTACGGTCAATCTTGTTTTGAAGGCTTAAAAGCTTACCGAACAAAAGAGGGCGATATCCAACTTTTCAGACCAGATGAAAATGCCAAACGCATGATTAAAAGTTGTGAACGTTTGATGATGCCAACGGTGCCGGTCGATAAATTCGTGGATGCCGTGAAACAAGTGGTTCGCGCTAACGAAGCTTGGGTGCCACCCTATGAATCAGGTAGTACCTTGTATATTAGACCATATTTGATTGGCGTGGGCGATAATATCGGTGTAAAACCTGCACCAGAATATATTTTCTCTGTTTTTGTAATGCCGGTTGGTCCTTATTTCAAAGGTGGTTTAGCACCAACCAACTTTATTGTGTCTGACTACGACCGTGCTGCTCCTCATGGTACAGGTGCAGCTAAGGTAGGTGGCAACTATGCCGCAAGTTTACTGCCAGGTCAACTTGCTCATGACCGTGAATTTAGTGATTGTATTTATTTAGATCCAGCTACGCATACAAAAATTGAAGAAGTTGGTTCAGCTAACTTCTTTGCGATTACTCATGATGATGTTTTTGTAACACCGCAATCGCCGTCGATCTTACCAAGTATTACCAAATACTCACTTCTACATATTGCTGAACATTTATTAGGCATGAAGGTAGAAGAGCGTGATGTTTATGTCGACCGTTTGGATGAATTTAAAGAAGCGGGAGCCTGCGGAACAGCTGCTGTTATTTCTCCGATTGGTGGCATTCAAAATCATGATGAGTTCCATGTCTTCTATTCGGAAACGGAAGTTGGACCGATTACACAGAAGTTGTATGAGCTACTAACAGCTATTCAATTTGGTGATATTGAAGGACCAGAAGGCTGGATTTACGACGTATTTGAATAA
- the secG gene encoding preprotein translocase subunit SecG: protein MYDVLLIALIIVSILLIISVLLQPSKTNAASALSGGAEQLFGKQKARGFEAGLRRVTAVLGFLFIGLAIALAYLSSN from the coding sequence TTGTACGACGTCTTATTAATCGCTTTAATCATTGTATCAATTTTACTCATTATCTCTGTCTTGTTACAACCGTCTAAAACTAATGCAGCAAGTGCATTAAGCGGTGGAGCAGAGCAGTTATTTGGAAAACAAAAAGCAAGAGGCTTTGAAGCTGGTCTGAGAAGAGTAACAGCTGTATTAGGTTTTCTATTTATTGGTTTAGCTATTGCACTAGCTTATTTGTCTTCAAATTAA
- the rnr gene encoding ribonuclease R, producing the protein MTQTEHVLNQVIDYLQEHQYDSYSVKQLSVALGYDDSKSFNNLVKAIAKAEQAGQIVLNREGKFRIKRDDATLVGTFRANDRGFGFVDYDPAEDDIYISKEQTASAMEGDQVEVVITHKPEPWNSKGPEGKITKIIARKTNRIVGEFFPYDAPRREETGYLGYVVPQDNKIKQMLLYVQPTGLHPVEGSIVVSEVVEYPNSDNPVAMTGIVTQEIGHKNAPGVDILSILYKLGIPTEFPEDAIQQAEAIPFEIPEDEYTNRRDLRDQVTITIDGADAKDLDDAISMSILANGNYQLSVHIADVSYFVTEHSAIDREAFERGTSVYLTDRVVPMLPQKLSNGVCSLLPHEDRLAMSCVMEIDYKGDVVKYDIFPSIINSNQRFTYTAVNAILEDRDRETRDVFIEYVNLLEDMGGLHKILEKKRKVRGSIDFDTTESKIIVDEAGHPLDIKVVERGVGERLIESFMLAANETVAAHFTRRKLPAIYRIHEQPDPVKMLRFMEFVTTFGMVVTGSNESIKPKQLQNILQKTADEPYHAVVASVLLRSMKQAKYDTNPIGHYGLATKDYTHFTSPIRRYPDLIVHRLLRMYLTDKQTAEQRDKWEQKLSDISVQSSVTERRSVDAERETDSLKKTEFMVDKVGQQFEGVISSVTKFGIFVELPNTIEGLVHISNMKQDYFNYLESHMVLLGERTGMIFRIGQKVRIEVTKADVDSREIDFALVEDDELTVYNQEIQTPSRKKNGKSKPRSNQDRGMKGHRKKRKDNGGSREKTSNKQGGEKKKRSKKKR; encoded by the coding sequence ATGACACAAACAGAACATGTTCTTAATCAAGTCATTGATTACTTACAAGAACATCAATACGACAGTTATTCAGTGAAGCAATTAAGCGTAGCACTAGGCTATGATGATTCGAAAAGCTTTAATAACTTAGTAAAAGCAATTGCTAAAGCTGAACAAGCGGGGCAAATTGTTTTAAACCGAGAAGGGAAATTTAGAATTAAACGAGATGATGCGACATTAGTCGGAACATTCCGCGCCAATGATCGCGGCTTTGGCTTCGTTGATTATGATCCAGCTGAAGATGATATTTACATCTCAAAAGAGCAGACGGCTAGTGCCATGGAAGGCGATCAAGTCGAAGTTGTGATTACCCATAAGCCTGAGCCTTGGAATAGTAAAGGTCCAGAAGGTAAAATCACTAAAATCATTGCACGGAAAACCAACCGCATAGTCGGAGAGTTTTTCCCTTACGATGCACCAAGAAGAGAGGAAACAGGCTATTTAGGTTATGTTGTCCCTCAAGATAATAAAATTAAACAGATGCTCTTGTATGTTCAGCCAACAGGTCTTCATCCCGTTGAAGGGAGCATCGTTGTCAGCGAAGTTGTAGAGTATCCAAATAGTGATAATCCTGTTGCGATGACAGGTATCGTGACTCAAGAGATTGGACATAAAAATGCACCTGGTGTCGATATTTTGTCCATCCTTTATAAACTAGGGATTCCGACAGAGTTCCCAGAGGATGCTATTCAACAAGCAGAAGCCATTCCGTTTGAGATACCAGAGGACGAATATACGAATCGCCGCGACTTAAGAGACCAAGTGACCATTACGATTGATGGGGCAGATGCTAAGGATTTGGATGATGCCATTTCAATGTCTATTTTAGCCAATGGCAACTATCAACTAAGTGTCCATATTGCGGATGTTTCTTACTTTGTAACTGAACATTCAGCGATTGACCGCGAGGCTTTTGAGCGCGGAACGAGTGTCTATTTAACAGACCGTGTGGTACCAATGTTACCGCAGAAACTATCAAATGGTGTCTGCTCGCTCTTACCGCATGAAGACCGCTTGGCTATGTCGTGTGTGATGGAGATTGATTATAAAGGCGATGTCGTAAAATACGATATTTTCCCGTCAATCATTAACTCAAACCAACGCTTTACCTATACAGCAGTAAACGCCATTTTAGAAGACCGTGACCGAGAAACACGCGATGTCTTTATCGAGTATGTTAATTTACTTGAAGATATGGGCGGCCTTCATAAGATTTTAGAGAAAAAACGGAAAGTGCGCGGCTCGATTGATTTCGATACGACCGAATCAAAAATAATCGTTGATGAAGCAGGCCATCCTCTTGATATTAAAGTTGTGGAACGTGGTGTTGGCGAACGTCTAATTGAATCATTTATGTTAGCAGCCAATGAAACAGTAGCAGCACACTTTACGCGTCGTAAACTACCGGCTATTTACCGGATTCATGAGCAACCGGATCCTGTTAAAATGCTTCGATTTATGGAATTCGTGACGACATTTGGAATGGTGGTTACGGGATCGAACGAAAGTATTAAACCAAAGCAACTGCAAAACATTTTACAAAAAACGGCAGATGAACCATACCATGCCGTTGTTGCCAGCGTCTTATTACGGAGTATGAAACAAGCAAAATATGATACTAATCCAATTGGTCACTACGGTTTGGCGACTAAAGACTATACGCACTTCACATCACCAATCAGACGTTATCCCGACTTGATTGTTCACAGATTGTTGCGCATGTATCTGACTGACAAGCAAACCGCTGAACAACGTGATAAGTGGGAACAAAAACTGTCTGACATTTCTGTTCAAAGTTCAGTAACAGAACGCCGCTCAGTGGATGCAGAACGTGAGACTGACTCTCTGAAGAAAACAGAATTTATGGTTGATAAAGTTGGCCAACAATTCGAAGGTGTCATTAGTTCAGTGACTAAATTTGGTATCTTCGTTGAGTTACCAAATACCATTGAAGGTTTGGTTCATATTTCGAATATGAAGCAAGATTATTTTAACTACCTAGAGAGCCATATGGTGCTACTGGGTGAACGAACAGGTATGATTTTCAGAATTGGTCAAAAAGTTCGCATTGAAGTAACTAAAGCAGATGTTGATTCACGTGAGATTGACTTCGCCTTAGTTGAAGATGATGAATTGACAGTGTATAATCAAGAGATACAAACACCTAGCCGTAAGAAGAATGGGAAGAGTAAACCGAGATCCAACCAAGACCGAGGTATGAAAGGTCACCGTAAAAAACGGAAAGATAACGGTGGATCACGAGAAAAGACTTCCAATAAACAAGGCGGGGAAAAGAAAAAACGTTCTAAAAAGAAACGTTAA